The Streptomyces sp. NBC_01689 genome includes a window with the following:
- a CDS encoding acyl carrier protein, which produces MTPSPPWHTEAPLHEWLITHLAVYLDRLPENIEATVPLAEYGMDSVCALSLCGDIEDDFGIVVEPSLVWDHPTVAHLTAHLTARGADPDRWQR; this is translated from the coding sequence ATGACTCCCTCCCCGCCGTGGCACACCGAGGCCCCGCTCCACGAGTGGCTGATCACGCACCTGGCGGTCTACCTGGACCGGCTGCCCGAGAACATCGAGGCGACGGTGCCCCTGGCCGAGTACGGCATGGACTCCGTGTGCGCGCTCAGCCTGTGCGGCGACATCGAGGACGACTTCGGCATCGTCGTCGAACCCTCGCTCGTCTGGGACCATCCGACCGTCGCCCACCTGACGGCCCATCTGACGGCGCGCGGCGCGGACCCCGACCGGTGGCAACGGTGA